In Nitrospirota bacterium, a single genomic region encodes these proteins:
- a CDS encoding pectinesterase family protein — MRVVSPSVAFGAVFVLFVRLGVAAGAGGAESFRTIVVAQDGSGQFTSIQAAVDAAGKGDTIRIKAGAYREDVTIHSKEKLRLIGDGMDQVTILGRERVGVFHIGKWPYGASDIEISGLTINEHGGHAMGMFNGRGIVLRDVRINGMVFGQQVRDVRIENCIIGGSETTGVQLADSHAVLVGNVIHDNDHGVTVAGKSDVRLERNVITRSLFEGVVVMDKARAVLVSNTIVKNGGGVGFLGASQGEATGNIVGFNKGGFVVAPSSQAKLSYNALYNNGGDYLRAGTPLQPAPELRAESDLAVDPRFVDPGRDDFRLRPDTPLLKVGGFSYLGALAPVAQAP; from the coding sequence ATGCGTGTCGTTTCTCCCAGCGTCGCGTTCGGAGCCGTGTTCGTCCTGTTCGTCCGGCTGGGCGTTGCCGCAGGGGCGGGAGGGGCGGAATCTTTCCGCACTATAGTGGTGGCCCAGGACGGCAGCGGCCAGTTTACGTCGATTCAGGCGGCAGTCGATGCGGCGGGAAAGGGCGATACCATCAGGATCAAGGCCGGGGCCTACCGCGAGGACGTGACCATCCATAGTAAAGAGAAGCTCAGGTTGATCGGGGACGGCATGGATCAGGTGACGATCCTGGGCCGCGAGCGCGTCGGCGTCTTTCACATCGGCAAGTGGCCTTACGGGGCGTCGGACATCGAAATCAGCGGCCTGACGATCAACGAGCACGGTGGTCATGCGATGGGTATGTTCAACGGCCGGGGGATCGTGCTGCGCGACGTCCGCATCAACGGGATGGTGTTCGGACAACAGGTGCGGGATGTCCGCATTGAGAACTGCATCATCGGCGGAAGCGAAACCACCGGAGTCCAACTCGCCGACTCACACGCGGTCCTCGTGGGCAATGTCATCCATGATAACGACCATGGCGTGACGGTCGCCGGCAAGTCCGACGTGCGGCTGGAACGGAACGTCATCACCCGCAGCCTGTTCGAAGGAGTGGTCGTGATGGATAAGGCCCGCGCCGTGCTGGTCAGCAACACGATCGTCAAGAACGGCGGGGGCGTCGGCTTTTTGGGGGCGTCGCAGGGCGAGGCGACGGGCAATATTGTCGGGTTCAATAAGGGCGGCTTTGTGGTCGCGCCGTCGAGTCAGGCGAAACTCTCGTACAATGCCCTGTATAACAACGGGGGCGATTACCTTCGGGCCGGCACGCCGCTCCAGCCGGCGCCGGAGCTTCGAGCCGAGTCGGATCTGGCGGTGGATCCGCGCTTTGTGGATCCTGGTCGGGATGACTTTCGGCTCAGGCCGGACACCCCCCTTCTGAAGGTCGGAGGGTTTTCCTACCTCGGCGCCCTCGCGCCGGTCGCTCAGGCTCCGTGA